In the Elizabethkingia bruuniana genome, TCTTCTACCCATAGGGCAATGTGTTCTATTTTCATATGATAAAATTAATAAAAAGAATTAGTTCCTTTATTCATATAATTTCTGTTTAAATGCAAATAGCAGCTTTTAAGGCTGCTATTTGTTTTGAAATATAAATGTTAATGGGAATGTTTGTTGGGGTTATTTATATTAACTGAAGAAACTTTTTAAAGCAGCTTTTTCAATTTAAATTTTACTGATTTAACTTTGTTGTCATTATCTATATATTTAATAAGGATCTTTTTGTTTTTTCGTTTTAGAACCTGACTATAAAAATGGATATCTTTATTCTGAATATTATTAATAGATATAATCCGTTGACCTTCCCTAAGTCCCTTTTTATAGGCATCAGTATTTTGTAAAACATTTGATATTATAATTTCTTTCCTGTCATCGCTATATTTTAAAGATATAGGACTAACCAATTCTTCAAAATTTTCATGAAAAAGATAATTAGGTTTTAAATAAATATTCTTGTTTTTATAATCGAGTATAATATTAAATCTGTAAATGATTTCGCTACCCAGAATGCCAAGGATATCCTCCGCAGAGCTGACACCTTCTTTGTCTGAAGCCAAAGAAATATCTAAATTCTTATTTTCAAATCTTGTATTGCCTAGTGTAATACTTTTAATAAGCCCCTTTTCGTAATTGGTCTTATTGCTTAGGTTATTGCTGATAAGTGTTATTTTTTCATCAATTTTATTTAATAATTTATTTTTTTCTTTATAAGGAGAATTTACTAAAAGACTTAGTCCTGCTCCACTATCAAATAAAATGTCACCGGAAAATTTCTCTTTATTTTTCAGTTCAAACGTAATGGGTAACTTTGGAATACCCGAGTAAAATTCAAAAGGCAGCTTCTGATAACCCGTATAATCGGAAAAATTATCGAACTTATATAAACTTATGGTATGTGTTTCAAAATCAATTTTAGTGAGATATTTTTTCAAAATTGAAGCACCTATTATCCCGTCAAATTTCTGTTCGAATAACGCGTTAAGTCTGGATAGGTCATCTAAAACAATATTTGTGCTGTCTATATAGTGGCTTCGATCTAAGAATATTTTTTGGTTAGTCAATACATCATAGAGCTTTTTACCTCCTGCTCCTCTTATTTCTGTTTTATATTTGGCTTTAAGATTAAGTTTTTGTGCTATTTTTTTATCTAAAAGTGTAGTTCCTGCTCCTGTATCAAAAAAGAAAAGCAAGCTGTCTTTTTGATTTTCCACAGGTAGTTTTATAAAGATGGATCTATTGTCTTTTGACAATTTAAAAGGTAGATTAATCTGTTGTGCATAAAGACAAATAACAGATAAGAGGGCTAGTAAAAGATGTACTTTTTTGGGTTTTGTTTTCATAATTTTTTTTCTGGTACAAATTTTCACTAAAAAGAAAAATATCTTAGTTATCAAATCGTTATCTAGTGTTAAATAGTGTTATCAGATTATTTTATTACAACTCATAATATGTAATTTCGATGCATAGAAATACAAATTGCATGTATAACTTTTTTATTCGTTTCGGGAAACCGCTTTTAATATTAACTGTAGTTGTTGTTTTTATCTTTCAGGGATATTGGCTATGGAATACTTTTCAGTCCAAGAAGAAAGAGTTGCTGGATCAGACAAAAGTAGAAATGCAACAAATTCTACTTAATAAACTGATGGGTGAACTTGCTAAAAATCCAGAGGTTAAATCTGCTCTTGGGAAGCAGGATGGCTCTATAAAGGAGAGCTATAAAACAAATAAGAATGCAGAGGTTATCGTTTTAGAATCCAGTAATTTGAAAACTCCTGAGAAGATAAAAAAGTTTAATCTTCCGGATCTGAAAACCGATAGTCTGCTCTATTCTTCAATAAAGAAATCTATGCCGGTATTGTTTAGGTACGGAGATATTATTGTTTATAATAAAGCTAAAAAAGTTGTAAGTACATATCCTGCAGGACAGGCTGTTTATACAGAAAATACAACGGAAGATATCAGTAAATTGTATGGTAAAGGAACCTTCAGTATTCATATAGAGAACTTATTCACCACTACTATCTATTCTATATCATGGGCAATTTTATTTTCCGTATTCTATATGGTTCTTTTTATCGGAACACTATTTATTATATACCGCAATTTGTTGCTTAATCAGAAACTCCTGAGAAATAAAGAAGTGTTTACCCGTAATATGACACATGAGCTTAAAATTCCTGTGTCTACGATATTGATTGCAGCCGAAGGTTTGGAAAAATACAATATTACAAATGAACCTGAGGGTGCAAAAAAATATGTCCATATTATTCAGCGAGCAGCCAATAAACTTTCTTCTCTGGTAGAAGCAATCCTGCAAAATGCCAGAGCGGATGAAGCTACAGGGAAAATTGATCTGAATTCTGTAAATTTATTGTCCTTATTACATGAAGTTCAGGATAATCTTTCGGTCATTATAGAAGATAAGCAGGCAGAAATAAGGCTGATGAATATTGGTGAAGATATGAGTATAAAAGGCAATTATGAACAGCTAAAGCAGATATTTATCAATCTGTATGATAATTCTCTGAAATATTCTGATAAAAAGCCTGTTATAAGTGTTTTGGCAGTTAAAAAGAATAACCGGATTATCATAACCATACAAGATAATGGTATTGGTATTCCTCGAAAATATGAAAAAGAAATTTTTGCTCCATACTTCAGAATTATGAATAATGATTTGCATGATGTGAAAGGATTTGGCCTTGGGTTAAGTTTTGTAAAGAGTTCTTTAATAAAACAAAACGGAAACATCCGCTTGTTACATACTACAACAGAAGGCACAACTATAGAATTAAATATCCCTTCGTATGAATAATAAAGCCAGAATATTATATTTAGAAGATGATACTGATCTGGGAGGACTAACCTGTGAATTTCTGGAGAGAGAAGGTTTTATTGTAAAATGGGTAAATAATGGAGAGGAAGGACTTTTGGCTATACAAAATCAGGATTTTGATATTGTGATTGCAGATATTATGATGCCAAAGTTAGATGGTTATTCCTTTCTGAAGGTAATAAGAGAGCAAGGTAATACTATTCCTTTAATTCTTCTTTCTGCACGTGTATTAACAGAGGATGTATTAAAAGGCTTCTCTATAGGTGCAGATGATTACATGCGCAAGCCTTTTAGTATTGAAGAGCTTGTGGCCAGAGTCAACAGACTGCTTAAAAATGTAAAAGTTACAGCAGTACCAGTTATAAAGACCGTGAAAATTGGTGATTACGAATACAATCCTTATACGCTTAAACTAAAGTATGAGGATGAGTATTTTAATCTTTCTCCAAAATCCGGAGAAATTCTCCACAGACTGGCTACAGGTGAAAACGGAATGCTGCTTCGGGACAAAACACTTATAGATCTTTGGGGAGATGATAATTTCTTCAACGGACGCAGTTTGGATGTTTTTATTTCTAAATTGCGCAAATTGCTGTCAAAAGATCCTCGGATTAATATTTTGAATGTCAGAGCTGTTGGTTACCGACTGATTATTACATAGTTGATATAGTATGATATATATTATAAAAGCCTCACAAACTTATGATTTGTGAGGCTTTATTTTTAAAGAACAGGCTTTCTGAAATTCTGCATCGTGAGTATACCTAATAATAAACTGAAGATAAATAAAGGTCCGAGCATTGCCCTCCAGTTGGGCTGAAAATCTTCGTGATAATGCTCCGGTTGGAAGGAATCCCAGTTTAGATTGCTTACCGGCTCATTGGCAAAAATTTTAGGATAGAAATAAAGCCGCATTTTTTCATGAAACTTATCTGTGGCTTGCATAAACTTTAACTGATTGCTAAGCCCCGAATGAGTAAGATCATTAAACTGAAATTGGGTATGCAATCCTGGTATAAAAAAAGAAAGACTCCGGCTCATTTTTTCACGCTCCCATAATTTATGGACCAATTGATCAGACTGTGCTTTGGATTCATCGTCGCCCATTTGCTGCATAGCGTAGTACCATAGCCAGTTGAAACTCTCTTTCGGATATCCAAAAGAAGAAAACTGAGGATAATGTTTATAAAACTTCTCCATAGTAGCTTTTTTATCTGTGTCCCATTTTGCATGATAACCCTCTCTTTGTTCTATTACTGTATCCAATGCTTCTGGCAGTGGATATCTATTTATAATAAAATTATTCAGAAGTGCTGGTAATACAATGATTAATATAATCCAGAATGAAAGCAGACTTGCCGCATTGATACTGGAATTCTTCTTCATGGATACAATCCAGAAGCTTAGCGCAAACCAAAAGCTCAGATAGAAGAAAGACACAGAAACAAAGCCAAAGAATACTGTATTGAAAGACAAATCAAGAATTATAAATGCCAGAATCATTAAGATTATGAACACACCCATGACTGAAACAAAACGTACTAGTAACTTTCGGAAAAGAATCATTATCGGTTCTGGCGACTGTACAGATACCAATACCCAGGTACTCTCCTCTTTCTCTTCAGATAGCAGATTATAACAGAACGAAATAATAACTAACGGAAAAAGGAATATAATGACAAAACCCAGATCCAGATTTCCGAAAAGAAGACTTACAGGATTGTTGAGATCGGTATCATATTTCTGACCTTCAAGATTTCTGATGGTGAGGCTTTGTACAGATGGATTAATATCGCGTTGTCCTACAGAAAGAGCATTTAGGTTATCTGTATTATTTACCAGTCCAAACTTCAGGTAATATAGCAGCAGACCTGCTTCTTTGTCAAAATATTTGACATAGCG is a window encoding:
- a CDS encoding aspartyl protease family protein, producing the protein MKTKPKKVHLLLALLSVICLYAQQINLPFKLSKDNRSIFIKLPVENQKDSLLFFFDTGAGTTLLDKKIAQKLNLKAKYKTEIRGAGGKKLYDVLTNQKIFLDRSHYIDSTNIVLDDLSRLNALFEQKFDGIIGASILKKYLTKIDFETHTISLYKFDNFSDYTGYQKLPFEFYSGIPKLPITFELKNKEKFSGDILFDSGAGLSLLVNSPYKEKNKLLNKIDEKITLISNNLSNKTNYEKGLIKSITLGNTRFENKNLDISLASDKEGVSSAEDILGILGSEIIYRFNIILDYKNKNIYLKPNYLFHENFEELVSPISLKYSDDRKEIIISNVLQNTDAYKKGLREGQRIISINNIQNKDIHFYSQVLKRKNKKILIKYIDNDNKVKSVKFKLKKLL
- a CDS encoding sensor histidine kinase; the protein is MYNFFIRFGKPLLILTVVVVFIFQGYWLWNTFQSKKKELLDQTKVEMQQILLNKLMGELAKNPEVKSALGKQDGSIKESYKTNKNAEVIVLESSNLKTPEKIKKFNLPDLKTDSLLYSSIKKSMPVLFRYGDIIVYNKAKKVVSTYPAGQAVYTENTTEDISKLYGKGTFSIHIENLFTTTIYSISWAILFSVFYMVLFIGTLFIIYRNLLLNQKLLRNKEVFTRNMTHELKIPVSTILIAAEGLEKYNITNEPEGAKKYVHIIQRAANKLSSLVEAILQNARADEATGKIDLNSVNLLSLLHEVQDNLSVIIEDKQAEIRLMNIGEDMSIKGNYEQLKQIFINLYDNSLKYSDKKPVISVLAVKKNNRIIITIQDNGIGIPRKYEKEIFAPYFRIMNNDLHDVKGFGLGLSFVKSSLIKQNGNIRLLHTTTEGTTIELNIPSYE
- a CDS encoding response regulator transcription factor, with protein sequence MNNKARILYLEDDTDLGGLTCEFLEREGFIVKWVNNGEEGLLAIQNQDFDIVIADIMMPKLDGYSFLKVIREQGNTIPLILLSARVLTEDVLKGFSIGADDYMRKPFSIEELVARVNRLLKNVKVTAVPVIKTVKIGDYEYNPYTLKLKYEDEYFNLSPKSGEILHRLATGENGMLLRDKTLIDLWGDDNFFNGRSLDVFISKLRKLLSKDPRINILNVRAVGYRLIIT
- a CDS encoding DUF3526 domain-containing protein, producing MYLLLFKNFFRSRSAYLGLAFLLLSGMVSIYIGKQFIDKQENNIEHTAKYQQDHIQRYVKYFDKEAGLLLYYLKFGLVNNTDNLNALSVGQRDINPSVQSLTIRNLEGQKYDTDLNNPVSLLFGNLDLGFVIIFLFPLVIISFCYNLLSEEKEESTWVLVSVQSPEPIMILFRKLLVRFVSVMGVFIILMILAFIILDLSFNTVFFGFVSVSFFYLSFWFALSFWIVSMKKNSSINAASLLSFWIILIIVLPALLNNFIINRYPLPEALDTVIEQREGYHAKWDTDKKATMEKFYKHYPQFSSFGYPKESFNWLWYYAMQQMGDDESKAQSDQLVHKLWEREKMSRSLSFFIPGLHTQFQFNDLTHSGLSNQLKFMQATDKFHEKMRLYFYPKIFANEPVSNLNWDSFQPEHYHEDFQPNWRAMLGPLFIFSLLLGILTMQNFRKPVL